gaagaGATGGCAAAATTGGTTTTATAGGGTTTTGTTTAACAAAAGCTTAAATTCAAGGGAAAGCACCGAGCCTCGGCAGGAGCATCAAGTCGATCTCGACTGGCCATGATTGCCGATGCTCCAGagtcaaaattattgaaaaggaaagaaatccaaagtcaagtgcccataaaggcaaaataagatgaaaagGCTAAGCCCCCACACGGGCTaaccatcatgtgaaattttggaaagCTAAGATCCTTGGGTTTACAAAAGAGACAGATTTCAAGAAAGCCAGTGAGTGATGGAGATTTTTATCGAAAGAGTTGAGCCGAGATAaagtgatcaaaacaatcaaggccttAAAACTAACCATCGTTTCAAACTAACgaattgttctttgatttgaaaataggAAAACAGGTGCAGTCCAAAACAACcctgcaagaagcaggtgcaataaaAGCAAGGCACGCAGAAACCATAACGGTTCTGCAGCAAGAGTTGACCCGAAAAGGAAAATCCTTTTAAACTCTTCATTCATTCTCCTAGataaaatgaaaagtgaaaaaaaaagaataagaaaaattcaaaatcatggtagcataagGTCTCCAACTAGCTAcgtctttccaacatagggtcccattccctagtcgctgccagcataacctggaaGCCTTTTTCAGTATAGGATCCCACTCCTTAGTTGATCCCCGGCATCACCTGAGGACCTTTTTCCGGAATAACCCGATgaattcccggcataacccgtggacctccctggcataacccgaggacctttttttggcataacccgataacttttccaacataacccgtggacctctccggcataacccgaggaactTTTTCCggaataacccgatgactttcccggcataacccgtggacctccccggcataacccgggcacctttttccggcataacctgattactttcccggcataactcgtaaACCACCCCgacataactcgaggacctttttctGGCATAATCCAATGACTTggcataacccgtgaacctccccggcataacccgaggaccttttttccGGCATAACACGATAACTTTTCCatcataactcgtggacctccccggcataacccgtggacctccccagcataacccgaggaccttttttcggcataacccgatgacctcccCGGCATACCCGAGGACATTTTTCGGTATAACCCGGTgactttcccgacataacccgtggatcccccggcataacccgaggaactTTTCCGGCATTaaccgatgacttttccggcataacccgtggacctccccggcataacatgaggaccttttccggcataacccgatgacctttcccggcataacctgtggacctccccgacataacctgaggacctttttccggcataacccgatgacttttccggcataactcgtggaccttcTCGGTATAACTTAATGACTTTctcagcataacccgtggacctccccggcataactcgaggacctttttccGGCAAAACCcaatgacttttccggcataacccgatcacctccccggcataacccgaggaccttttccggcattaCCCAATGACTAggaccttttctggcataacccgatgactttcccggcataacccatggacctccccagcataacccgagaaccttttctggcataaccagatgaccttttctggcataacccgatgacctttccccGCATAACCCATAGAactcctcggcataacccgaggaccttttttcggcataacccgatgaccttttctggcataacccaaggacttttttcggcataacccagtcatttttccagcataacctggtaatcttcccaACTTGGGGTCCTCCGATCCccatttgatttcattttagatatagggtctccactccttaatcTCTTTTTCTTAAGGATACACAATcccgattttattgctttcaataaagaaatagtttagatttttgttacaataactcacgaaatttttctagtgaaaactggggcagaaaaatttaatttcgtttgtttgtttttgttactGAGAAGGTTATTCCTCAAGACACAGGGCTCGAGATAATCAAAAAAAAGACTCGatctagaataaaagaaaagaaagaacaagaaaagaagtgaactctaagtgtagaagcggagaaaaaGATGTGGATtgttcaagatatgattgaagtcacaagctttgcatgtcccgccttgatccaaaaAGCTGACGAAAAATGAACCAGCAaggcagctaacgagcatcaggATTCAGATCAGAGTGTgcaggaagaaccagccaagactcaagatcaagctttagaaggtttatagataggaatcttgtaactcgtagttgatacgcttagctagtttagtttttgatttttcatttttggtgtaataaggagctaagcaagcagaaacagcagcagcagtgaaatcacagttttccggtagtcccagctactaaaacttccaaaactacaatgacctgattcctttatagccaaggatatgtaggcaacctccaaagcaaggttcggtcagacttttTCAAAAGACGTTTCTCATGCAGTTTCAAACAAGCAAAAATAGATCGTAATTGCTCGTTTTATCTTTGCCCTAAAACCCTTCGTGtttgagcaaagaggggcagttgtgagcatgtaatttttgccctatatgaattactcctacaaaatcaaagaaaatagatttttttcaattacttgccattttataggatttttgtaggattttattaattgtttgcatttttgtgcacgtttaattttgtttaaaaccacaaaaaatatcaaaaatatcatgcattgcatttagatttttgtttttatatttttaagattaattagttaattaattattttattaaaaataaaaatcacaaaaatggctcatttttacatttttaccttttaaattttaaattagtgatttttctcttgtaatttaggatcaagtaatttttataaattttataattagataattagtttaattttacatcTTAGACTAATTTAGGGTTTagtttaggattttttttattaattaaagaaaaagaaaaagagaaaccaaggaaaaaggaaataaaaggatTAATTGAAGAAAGGGTTTAAAATTAAATTTGGACTGATTTTTATGCCTAAACCCGTTCCCAAATACATCCAGAACCCAGGCCCAAAATTCCTTACCAGGTCCAACCCCTCACTAACCCGAAACGACGCTGTTTCTTTGTCTTTCAATCACAGCCATTGGATTCTTTTGATCCAACGGCTCGGAACTAGGCAATCAATGGTAATATAACTATCCTAAAACTagtcacccccccccccaaacttctAACATCAGTCCATTTCCCTTCTCAAACACTCTCGAAtgagaaaccctagccgcccctttTACCCTCGCCATCTCCGCCGTGGTCCGCCGACCGGAAATTGCCTCACAGCGGTGGACCACCTCCAAACTCTACTAAATTAACAGCAGATAACCACCATAACCTCCTCATGCTATATCTATCATCGATTTCTCCAAAATCTTTACCCATTTGCTCCAATTTCAGATCTAAAACTCTGAAAGAAAACCAAAACCCTAAACTGTCCTTTTCTCTTCGTTTTTTATGGTTTCAAAGGCTCGATTTGAGCCAAAGTTTATGCTAATCGATTGTTCTTGACAATAACAATTGATTAGCGTCAGTTTTAGTTTATTTCAAGACCTGCTGGACTCTGACCAAGCACCTAGTGGCCAGCCAAAGCTCTGAGGCTTACACAGCTCATGCACCCGCCTCAGTTACCTACTTAATCTCCTAGTCGTTTGttcttctttcccttttcttttctgtttctactCATGTGTTATTATTTCTGCAATACTGTTTTAGGTTTCAAGTccatctttatttttcttttcttttttttagattTACTTGACTACTGCACTACAATAGAGTTTTAGTTCAAATTTAGTTGCATAGTCTTCTAGTTAACAACATTGTTATTTAGTCGACCtctcttcttttaatttagtttgaaccaatttaattaaaataatttctgtatttagattattcaaaTGTATGATTAGTTAATTCAGATTACAAGTTTGTTTAATTAGCCTTAAGGTTGTGACCACATGATGTCTTGGTTTGTTTAGAGGTCTAATGTGTGTTTGCTACCTTATTTTGTTAAATTGGAAATCAGAAGTCTGAAATAGTAATAACAAGAACCTAAAAGGGGGCCAATTGGGAAATGAGATAAGGGTTTGATATCAGAAGCTTCTAGAAGGGACTAATGAGTAATCAAACAAGCTGAATTTACGTTAGAATTGGTGGGGATTGAAATAATCCAGCAAATGAGAGGGTAAAATTGGGTTCTATATAGGTTAAATATCAGAAGGTTCTAGGACTTTGGACAGTTGTCCCCATGTTTAACAAAAGATGCTAAAAAGGTTCTAGGACTATATATGTTAAATATCAGAAGGTTCCATTTTTTATACATTTTTGTGCACTTTATAAAAAGAAAAGCACTCACTCATATACGTGCTCATCAGATTTTCAGAAACCTAAAAAGCACTAAAACGTTCAGTTACTGTTCCATTGATAACTGATCAATTTCTTTTCTGATTTCGACCTAAGTTAGaataaatttttcttttgaaatttctGGGTTCTTGATTTGCAAGATGGTATGAGGTTGAATGTTGTGATACGGCTAGTTTTTGCTGCTAGTTTCATTGGTTTCCTGCTTTGTTCTTACTGTTTTTTCCTTGAAGATTCACAACCTTATTCTTATTCTTTGTAACCAGGTATATCTTGAGCCTTAAATTATGAATGAAAGCTTGTTTTGAAGAGTGTATTGCTTCCATGGAGTTTTGGAGTTATATTTacattttttgtttctttctgaTGTTTACTTCCGAGTCATTCGAATACTGTTCTTTTTTTGCTTTCTTCTTATTAGTTTCTGTTTAGTTACATTAAAGTTTTTGTTGTGTAGATTCATGAAATAGCCAGGATGTTTAGTGTTGAAGGATTTGAATAGCACCTCTTGCATATGCTGAGTTTAGGTTAAGTAGTCTAATTTAAAATGTTAACTTTCAGTCTTTTCTACTTCCATGTGATTCTGTCCAGTATTTTAAATTTATTGTTTGGTAATATATGAGCTTTTCATGCTTGAGTATTTGGATAAGTGCTAGGTATACTCAAAATAGCCCATGATTGATGCTTGAGTACATTTGGTTGAAGTGTTTTAGCACTACTACAGTGTGTAAAATGATTGTATTTTCCTATTCCTTCATTAGCAACTATTGTAGTCTTTTAGCGTATCTACAGTGTTCAAAAGAATTATGCATGTTGAAAATGCAATGTACAGCTTTAAGCATGTTCAGTTTTTCTTACTGCTGCTAATTCCAGCATTTTTAAGTAACCATCTACAATGATTTAGGAACAGTTTTAAAGATTCAGATTTTTGTTTGTTATTATTAAAGGTATGATAAATATTTAAGGCCCAACATGTTAGGCATTTCACTTATAATTGGTGCAAATATGACTATACACGAATTGTGATGAGTTAAGCATTAGCAGACATTGGGTGTTTGTGGTGCTTTGGGCCTGGCAATGGCCCAAATCAGGCTGCCAAGCCGAAAACAGACCTCTTTTGTTTCCATCCTCCTTTGTCTTATGTTTGGGCTCAATTTTCGAGCTCAGTTGGTATCAGCCTTATTTTCTTTTAGTAATCGCCCTTATTAATATATCGGACCTACTGCTGGCCCGATTTTTTGCCAATAGCTAAAGACCTGCCTTATATTTCCCTACCTATAATTAATAGCTTGATATTTAAGTCTAAAATAATTGTAAGTAAGAATATCCTTCTATTACTTTAATTAAATCCTACTCTGCTAAAATCGAGGTGCGCCATCTATCATTGAAtcatctatggccctcatattagTATTACAACTTAGATATTAAATAACCTTAAACACTTGTtagcttgctttaggcacgaCTTAGattattatcgtgattatgtatacgttcgcgtaacataattacgaaTTTCATTCTAAAAATAAATCGAGGGATGCGTTTgacaacttcaaccaaactttctaaataattaataaagcatGATTAgttgtggacacgtacgcgtggcataaTTTTTGAGGCGCCAAACGAAACGAGCAGGCGtgactcaattctttaattacgaataatcaagcaattaaaaagcggtaaaaagctaaatgcacataggttctaaaataagtaattagacaatttaagccaagtataaatcactaagcgaccgtgctagaaccacggaacccgagaatgcctaacaccttctcccgggttaacagaattccttatctagaatttctgcttcgcagacttttaaataaagtcgaaaatttcctcaatttgggattttaaaataaaccggtgatttgggacaccaaaaataaactattccaagtggcgactctaataaattaaataaaataatctcatttcgaatcatgtcattttaattggaaaaactctcgtATATCCTCCCCGCGGacgggtaaaaaaggaggtgtgacaccttttATTACGCTTAGGTCCATACTTTCTCAAAATTTGCCAATTCATTTTTGTTTCAAAGAGAACACAGGGAGCATTATCTTCCTTTTTAAATTGGATTTTACTTTCTCTTTTAAAGAGTTATTCCATTTATACCGGAATGTGGAATCATTTGTATAATGCAAGTATTATCCGAATCCTGGGACTTAGAACTTTGGCCTCCAATACTTTCTATATGCTCTGCGATTCACGAACACTAAAGCACTATGAGCTAGGCATTTGGTCACCATAACATATATTCTCGACATAAAAAGTATTAGAGGCAAAGTACCCTAGCCTTCCGCTCAGCAAAACACAAAAAGCATGAACTACCACACAATTGATACATAAATAAATTGATATTCCAACTGTCCTCTTTGTCGTTGACGATGCATCCATTATCTTTGGCTCGGCATGTTTATTGCTATTAGCTTTGCATCCACTGTAACAACGGTACTTAAACATGCTAAATATGCATGGATATTGATATTTGCTAGCGTGCCTGTGCTTCCGTTCTTGAAAGTTTTTCTTGCAATACATACGACGTACTATTATATTaacattaaattattttattcagaaacaaggaaagaaaacaaTACCTCACGAATTAAAAACATACAAGCGACTAAAACAAACGTGACTCCTGTTCCATGTGTATTTTCTTTTCAGAGTCGAAGCATTTTGGGTTAAAAACAAAGCGTCACTGGATTATCATTTGATTAGTTCAATATTTACGCATGCCCAAAATCCAATCCACTGAAGTATGATACATGATAATATTTAATTTCAGTCGGAATTACTCAAATGCAGAACTGCAGGGAAGGTTTCTCTACATACGATCCAGTTTTAGAAGTTACAATCAAGGACATTGAATATCTTTTGCTGTTTTTCCTCCCTTTGTGCAAGGCGTTGCAGGGGAGGCCTTGACTCGGGCCACAATTCAGCTACATCATTGAGAATCAACATATGAAAAACCCAGAATCCCAAGGCAAATTAATTGATAGATTTCTGCAGAACATTCCCTTATGCAGGCATTATTCGAAGCCTTTCCTCTGAGGTTTGAGATCCTCCAGATGTCCCTTCTTCTGCAAGCAGTGACTGCAAGTCACTACCATTTGCAAGGCTATTGAACTCCACAGCTTTGGATGGCATTGCTGGGTACCGTCGTTGGCAGAAGGTCATCAGTCTTTTAACTGACTGCAGATATTTCCTAGTTGTTTCGTCGTTCATGATATGCGCAACACTATTTGTGTAAATCTTCTCACGAGCTGACCGCTCGTGAATACCAACCATAGTAACACCAATAGGCCAAGGTGCATTACCAATTGCCATCTTAATGTACTGATCCATTGCTGCTAGATAGTCCCTCTTCATACAGCATTCGACGACCACAAGTAGTGCTTGCCTAATGTCATCAGGAAGTAACTAGGCACACAACAagtacaccatgacaaaataagcTTCCCATGCAGAACAAGTAATTTGAATAAGAATCTTAAAAGAGAAGATGAAAGCAACATGTTGGTTCAAactaatttatttaaaaaaaaagaaaggaaagaagacAACAGCAGCAGTAAAGATCTCCTCATCAGAATTATTGAGTTGCACGCAATTCCACTTTACCAGCATATTCAGCTCAGGTTGCGAACTTATACGGATTGAGTGATATTTGAGGAGATAAATCAGCAGCACAGCTCaaccaacaataacaacaacccagtggaatcccacaagtggggtatggggagggtagtgtgcacGCAGACCAACCCCTACTCCGGaggagtagagaggctatttccgatcACAGCTCAACCATATACACAATATAATGGACAAACAGAAGATAAAGTGATATATATTAGCTTTCCAACTATATATATACCTCCTATGTCATCACTTAGCTCAATAACAGACCATTAGAAATTAAGTTCTAATAATCAACTTTTCTCACATAAGTAGGCTAATAGACGAATCGTCACATTCGATATATTTGGCTTTACAAAATTAGTGAACTGCTTGTGGATTTTATTGAGTAAAGAGAGAGAACCGGAGGTGCTGGTTCAGCATCCACTAAAGTAACAACTAAACCCTTCAACAACAACTATTATACCTCAATCTCATGATTGAGATAGGCCATATGAATCCTCATTGACATGTGGCTCCATTTAAGCTCATCTTAGAATTAAACATAATAGTTTTGGTTTACTCTATAAAACCCCCATGCAAGCATCGGACAGAGTGGGTTTTGTAACCGTAACAATCCCCACCTTCGTTCTCTCTGTATTTACTTCCATTATGTCATCCACAATGTAAAATTTCCTCACCCTCGTTCTCTCTATATTTACTTCCATTATTCCATCCACGATGTAGCAACCCCCACCTCGTTCTCTCTATATATTTACTTCCGTTATGTCATCCACGATGTAGCAATCTCCACCATCGTTCTCTCTGTATTTACTTCCATTATGTCATCCACAATGTAGTGCTAATTTACTTTCTCAATTATATAACTCTTCCTATCCCATGTGGTCCTTGTGCTTCATGCGAGTTAATCATGTGCGGCCTTTCATTTTAACTTTGTGAAGCTAGGAAATGGTTTCTTTGTTACTCCTTTTTAAAGGCAGACATATCTAATTGCTTTCAATGAAAAGTTCAATGCGCATAGTGCCAAAGCTTAGAAACTTAATATCCTCTACACTACTTAACTAATCATCATCTATAGGGTTATCATTATCACATGAAGGATAACAGATGAGGTGTGTTCTCGTGCACAGTACATATGCATCTATTAATTAACTCAATGCTATATTTTTCAGTAAGATAATTAACTTTTTTTGACAACTAAGATAATTAACTTAAGTAATACGTGGATCCTTGAATATTTATATACAGAAGAAATATGTTCTAATCCTTTTATGCTTTGTGTATACAGGGACATTTTCTTTGTCTTCAAATTCTATGAACTATTACTCTTCCATATCGTTATACTATTGCTACCTTGGAATATAACATCCTTAATCACAAGAGAACGGGCCAACGGATAATTAGTTTATCCTATCATCTATTCAACCATGGATGACATGAGAGACGATCAGAGTAAAGACAACAACTTCTTGTAAAAAGAATGCTGTGATTCTTCTCTTTCAGGTTTTCCAATGCCCATTATGTCAGATGAGACGATGTGTAGGCAAGACCTAACACAGGATCTACAGTAAGAATATGCACCTATCCTTTGTCAATGGTCCATAATACTTCCTATTCCACCACTAACAAGTAAATTTTTGGAAGAACAAGAGATCATAAATCTTCAAGATCGATTTCAATCAagtttcaaaacaaatcatcaaAATCAACTCCGGTTATGATGACTTCATTTATTTGATTAAAATACGCCACGACTAAATGCAACCAGGGGCTTCTACAGCATACCATAATCTATATATCACAATTAAAACTCCCACATAGACCACATTCCATACCAAATTGCATCATCAATCTTTCATTAATTAGATCCACCTGAGACCCATTTCACATGCTGAAATTCAGTCCAGTTGAGTAAATTCCTAACTGAGCTTTAATGTCAAGCAATTATGTTTATAAAAAGGATTTAAGTTATATGTGCAAAGATTCTTTTACACTTTTGGTGAATGTAACTCGTGACAGCAGGTTAATTACCATGTTTATCATATTACCCATGAATGCTTATCAAGAGATTTAAAATGTAATAAGCGACCTGATTGTGTAAATTTTTTACATTGGTAGTTTATAGAACTTCAACTCTTAAAAAATAATTGTGTTTGCAGCTTCAGGTTTTGGAGATATAGACTATAGCATCTAAAGAAAGCAAGCAAGTAAAAGGAGGTGCAGCAATTATACCTTTTTCCTGCAGAACTTGAATAAAGGATTCAGGTACCTAGCACATTGCTTAAAAGTAGCAACCATTGATTTCCCCTTAGCTGTCCGCTTTTCAGCCTCAGTCATCTCAGCAAGCTCCTGATTCCACTcattcaacaacttcttaaagaACACCAAAATCTTATCCTCATCACACAACTCTTCGAAATTCGTCTTCATCCTCTTCACATCCTTATCATGATCCACATCCTCTTCTCCATCtccactcaaatcttcatcaccTCCTCCACCATCTTTATCCTCCCCGGCATCCTCCGTCGGCACCTTCCTCTTCCTCTCACTCAACATGCCTGACTTCTGCCGTTTCTTCAATTCCACAATATCTCTCAGAAAATCATTTGTTTGTCCCTCAGTCATGTCACTATCATCAACTTCAAACAATCCAGCTTTTAATACAAACTTCAACCGATCGAGCCTCGCCACATCATCTTCTCCGAACAAAGTCACCGGTtgtttcagaaacctaaggcggCGAATCACCTCCTGTCGGGGAAGGTTTAAATCATCGATTTTTTGCTCGTCGGTTAGTGCTTTGGAAGCCGAAGAAGATGATGAATCCTGCTTGAGGGATTGGATGTCGGTTTTGGAGTTTGATTTTGACGAGGATTTATCGGTAGGGTTCTGTTGCTGTTCTAATTGCTTTTGACGGAGGGATTTGGCTTCGGCTTCACGTTTTTCCTCTTCGCGAATTCTCTGGAGGCGTTTCTGTTCGATTTCCGATCGCTTGAAAACTTTCCGGCCACCAACGTCTTGGGCTAAGCTTTGCCGTCGTTTCTCCAATTCCTGTTTCAGTATATCCATCGGTCCGATACCGCTTAGGGTTTCTCCTGCTCTAATCTGAGATGGAAGAGATAATAGCTATACTGGACGAAAAGTGGTTATTCTAACTGGGAAATGGGACCCGGAACTCTTGTATTTATATTTTCTGCCTCTTGGCTTGGGCGTAGAAAGAAAACAATTCTAAGTTAAATCGGAAATGAAAAAGAGTAATGGTTTGATTACTTTGGTTAATTGAAGAGATATTTTTTACCATAATTGATTTTGTTTAGTGTTATTAACAACACTAAAAACTCAATTAAtattaacaacaacaataaaaaacccaattttacccctacctaatgcaagttttccaatagaccctcggctcataTTATCTTTTACATGTATACAATTTTAAAAACATATTATCTGTAAAATATCTTTTAGTATAATgtaatttattatttcttaaactTTTCCATTTCATGTCTTTTAACATAATAATTTAGGTTCAGAGTCGAATTTTTGACTGGTCCATAAGTGTCCATTAGACAGCAACTCAAATAAATTCCAAGCTAAATTAAAAtcaaatcaaaaccaacactAACTAAAGAAATTCAATTAAGTTCTTTCATGACTTATTAGCCGTACTTGTTTTATGGAATTTTATTATTGTGACACTATAATTTAGTATAATATTATGACTCAGCTTACTTTGTTGTCTTCCGTCATCTCAGTCGAAGTTTCTcaaatttcttttttaaatttttctcTGTCTCTCCAGAAACGATGATCAAAAAGTGTAATTCCTTCTTGGAATATTAATCTGGTCCCCGGTTTCTTCACATCAAAGGAGTAACTGCCTCAAACATCCATTATTCATGGCAGAAGAAACTTTTAAAACCATTGATCATATTAGTCTTCTGCCACTAAATTTAAAGGTCTCAATACAGGGATTTCACAACATAAGGGTGATTAGTCTCCTCTCCACATATGAACGACAATCCATGCCAGATGAGGAAACGAAAGATAAAATTGACTGTCTTATGGAGAGAgacattcagatcaacggtcgaGAAGCAGATCCTTCTGAGCGGGTCACCTTCCTAAATTACTAAAGAACTTGGTTCTTTATCTTACCCCTTACGCATAAATAAACTAAACAGTAAAGTAAAAACAACAATTTCTGTGTACAAAATCACCCGACTCAAAGGTGCAAAAAATTACCACCTATCACGTAAAATTTTAACTTAAACTTCACTAGAACAACTGAGCCAAGTATACTAATTACAACACTTGTAACCTAATATGCCTCCACACTTTCCTACTTCTACTTGTTGTATGAAGATTGCAAGTTACTCTAACTTGCAAATTCAGACAATACTTTAACTAACATTGTTTGAAAGATATTATGATTACAACTCAATCTCCTAATACATATGAACTAAACTGGCTCAAGacgaaaagaaaataaatttcagaacCACTTCACAAAACACCTGACGTGCGTTTTGAACTGAAATTGCTATGGCGCTTTTCTTCATTCAAGGTGTGAATGGATAGTCTTCAACACTCCATAGGCAAGGTATTTAATTTCCCAATGCTCCTAGATCTTTGGGAGTCCTACGTGTACTCAAACTCTCTTTTACTTACCAGTCCTAAAATCATAAGGACTTTATAAACCTTGTAACTCGTTCTGCTAGATATTCTTAGGCAACAACCCTTATTGCATCAAGAGTCTTTCCAGTAATATCAGACTGCAGTAACTTTGTATAAAAGTTACTGCCATGTAAGGACCTTCAGCAGCTACTGTGAGAACCTGGTTCTTAGCACATGTTCATTGGACACACTTgttaatcatcaaaactcaaatctcaagaaattcccccttttt
This genomic stretch from Nicotiana sylvestris chromosome 9, ASM39365v2, whole genome shotgun sequence harbors:
- the LOC104223607 gene encoding uncharacterized protein; the encoded protein is MDILKQELEKRRQSLAQDVGGRKVFKRSEIEQKRLQRIREEEKREAEAKSLRQKQLEQQQNPTDKSSSKSNSKTDIQSLKQDSSSSSASKALTDEQKIDDLNLPRQEVIRRLRFLKQPVTLFGEDDVARLDRLKFVLKAGLFEVDDSDMTEGQTNDFLRDIVELKKRQKSGMLSERKRKVPTEDAGEDKDGGGGDEDLSGDGEEDVDHDKDVKRMKTNFEELCDEDKILVFFKKLLNEWNQELAEMTEAEKRTAKGKSMVATFKQCARYLNPLFKFCRKKLLPDDIRQALLVVVECCMKRDYLAAMDQYIKMAIGNAPWPIGVTMVGIHERSAREKIYTNSVAHIMNDETTRKYLQSVKRLMTFCQRRYPAMPSKAVEFNSLANGSDLQSLLAEEGTSGGSQTSEERLRIMPA